In a single window of the Azospirillum thiophilum genome:
- the tssG gene encoding type VI secretion system baseplate subunit TssG, translating to MSDPRTDGPAASPGNSPGKPPARPPMPTVEQQLAAESYRFDFYQVVNLIETMRPDAAPVGVGAMPAQEPLRFVHVPSQAFPASDVLSVSPPEEEGGQYQVSTSFLGLSGAHGPLPPPYSQLLLERSSRRDRGMKDFLGIFEHRLIALLYQIRRRHRTGFERTPPHRTATARYLFSLIGLGTPGLRDRMGVADHSLLQHAGMLTHRPRSLAALCSLVSAIFGVPVTGRKLIGAWQTVDARDRTTLGRNGRNNRLGRDVMAGTRVWQQDSRVRLVLGPLTGDQVARFLPDGEGFAALCELGHFCIGDRALDLEIELQPTQDALPPPMLSSRTGARLGWTSQLRTRSGGEGGSEGGSGDAERRSGRGILFGPSWTGTGAL from the coding sequence ATGAGCGATCCCCGCACCGACGGCCCGGCCGCCTCCCCGGGCAACTCCCCGGGCAAGCCTCCGGCCAGGCCCCCCATGCCGACCGTCGAGCAGCAGCTGGCCGCGGAATCCTACCGCTTCGACTTCTATCAGGTCGTCAACCTGATCGAGACGATGCGACCCGACGCCGCCCCGGTCGGCGTCGGCGCGATGCCGGCGCAGGAGCCGCTGCGCTTCGTCCATGTGCCGTCGCAGGCCTTCCCGGCGTCCGACGTGCTGTCGGTCAGCCCGCCGGAGGAGGAGGGCGGGCAATATCAGGTCTCCACCAGCTTCCTCGGCCTGTCCGGCGCCCACGGGCCGCTGCCGCCGCCCTACAGCCAATTGCTGCTGGAGCGGAGCAGCCGGCGCGACCGCGGGATGAAGGATTTCCTCGGCATCTTCGAGCATCGGCTGATCGCCCTGCTCTACCAGATCCGCCGCAGGCACCGCACCGGCTTCGAGCGCACCCCGCCCCACCGGACGGCGACCGCGCGCTACCTGTTCAGCCTGATCGGGCTGGGCACGCCGGGATTGCGCGACCGCATGGGCGTGGCCGACCATTCGCTGCTCCAGCATGCCGGGATGCTGACCCACCGGCCGCGGTCGCTGGCCGCGCTGTGCAGCCTGGTCTCCGCCATCTTCGGCGTGCCGGTGACCGGGCGCAAGCTGATCGGCGCCTGGCAGACGGTGGATGCCCGCGACCGCACCACCCTCGGCCGGAACGGCCGGAACAACCGGCTCGGCCGCGACGTCATGGCCGGCACACGGGTATGGCAGCAGGATTCGCGTGTCCGGCTGGTGCTGGGGCCACTGACCGGCGATCAGGTCGCGCGGTTCCTGCCGGACGGCGAGGGCTTCGCCGCCCTGTGCGAACTCGGCCATTTCTGCATCGGCGACCGCGCGCTCGACCTGGAGATCGAACTGCAGCCGACGCAGGACGCGCTGCCGCCGCCCATGCTGAGCAGCCGGACCGGTGCCCGGCTGGGCTGGACGTCGCAGCTGCGGACCCGGAGCGGGGGCGAGGGCGGGAGCGAGGGCGGAAGCGGGGACGCCGAAAGGCGGAGCGGACGCGGCATCCTGTTCGGGCCGTCCTGGACCGGGACGGGCGCCCTGTGA
- the tssB gene encoding type VI secretion system contractile sheath small subunit encodes MSDSLQHKLDRVRPPRVQITYDVEIGDAVQNKELPLIVGILADAAGKPEKPLPKLKDRSFVEIDNDNFDDVLASLAPRLPLQVENRLAGDGSRMNVELRFSKLEDFDPVSIIKQVEPLRRLYDARERLNDLLAKLEGNDELNALLVSVMESSDQQSALRGALEGPQAAVAAPAATPADDE; translated from the coding sequence ATGAGCGACAGCCTTCAGCACAAGTTGGACCGCGTCCGTCCGCCTCGCGTCCAGATCACCTATGACGTCGAGATCGGCGATGCCGTCCAGAACAAGGAACTGCCCCTGATCGTCGGCATCCTTGCCGACGCCGCCGGCAAGCCGGAGAAGCCGCTGCCGAAGCTGAAGGACCGCAGCTTCGTCGAGATCGACAACGACAATTTCGACGACGTGCTGGCTTCGCTGGCTCCCCGCCTGCCGCTGCAGGTGGAAAACCGCCTGGCGGGCGACGGCTCCCGCATGAATGTCGAACTGCGCTTCAGCAAGCTCGAAGACTTCGACCCGGTCTCCATCATCAAGCAGGTCGAGCCGCTGCGCCGCCTCTATGACGCCCGCGAGCGGCTGAACGACCTGCTCGCCAAGCTCGAAGGCAACGACGAGCTGAACGCCCTGCTGGTGTCGGTCATGGAAAGCAGCGACCAGCAGTCCGCCCTGCGCGGCGCGCTGGAAGGCCCGCAGGCTGCCGTCGCCGCTCCGGCCGCGACGCCGGCGGACGACGAATAA
- a CDS encoding Hcp family type VI secretion system effector yields the protein MDAIIMKIGDKFAIEGESTLDGHAKQIDLIAVEHEITLPVTFDKSGNSRTRGRSQHGDIIINKYLDKASAKLLEACSKGVDLGKVQLYYARTLEGKFELFWEVEITDVYVSSVKNVSRRGQDLPQETVTLNYTSIKWTYSLYNNQGTKDGSVSAGWDLAQNKAA from the coding sequence ATGGACGCCATCATCATGAAGATCGGCGACAAGTTCGCCATCGAAGGCGAGTCGACCCTGGACGGTCACGCCAAGCAAATCGACCTGATCGCGGTCGAGCATGAGATCACCCTGCCGGTCACCTTCGACAAGTCGGGCAACTCGCGCACCCGCGGCCGTTCGCAGCATGGCGACATCATCATCAACAAATATCTGGACAAGGCCTCGGCCAAGCTGCTGGAAGCCTGCTCCAAGGGCGTCGATCTCGGCAAGGTCCAGCTCTATTACGCCCGCACCCTGGAAGGCAAGTTCGAGCTGTTCTGGGAAGTGGAGATCACCGACGTCTATGTGTCGTCGGTCAAGAACGTGTCGCGTCGCGGCCAGGATCTCCCGCAGGAGACCGTGACCCTGAACTACACTTCCATCAAGTGGACCTACAGCCTGTACAACAACCAGGGCACCAAGGACGGTTCGGTGTCGGCCGGCTGGGATCTGGCGCAGAACAAGGCGGCCTAA
- the tssH gene encoding type VI secretion system ATPase TssH, whose amino-acid sequence MEMKFLVNKLNATCRRALEEAAALAVARSNFHVEIEHFLVKLLDARQSDVGAILHQYDATAGAIQSELSLVIDEFKRGSTRTPTFSQDLPKVLESAWMISSLTLGEQQIRSGAVLLAILENQSAMGPLSSRAPALARLPLDRLKADLKPLCAAGTGEGTATGRAASSAADAAADAGGTAPPASDSALDTYTHDLTAAARSGRIDPIIGRDGEIRQLVDILLRRRQNNPILTGEPGVGKTAIVEGFAQKVVAGDVPEPLRRIAVRTLDLGLLQAGAGVRGEFEDRLRRLIDEVRKSPVPIILFIDEAHTMIGAGGQAGQGDAANLLKPALARGELRTIAATTWAEYKKYFEKDPALARRFQVVKVPEPSDADTVRMMRALLPRLEAHHNVTITDQAVTDAVHLSSRYLSGRQQPDKSLSVLDTACARVAVGQSSTPPAIEAIGHELMTIESELSLLRRERNVGIGDPDRIEALIARRTALQAEQAALQQAFDAQSLLVGRIRQLRRGIYEKSELAERDEIARAEIDGLRLGVTGLTGELETLQGESPLVPLCVDSAAVASVISGWTGIPAGRMVRDDIKGVLDLRARMAEWIIGQNDALDVICKRIRTASAGLSEPDRPTGVFMLVGPSGVGKTETAATIAELMYGGTREMVVINMSEYQEAHTVSNLKGAPPGYVGYGEGGVLTEAVRRRPYSVVLLDEIEKAHTDVTELFYQVFDKGTLEDGEGEVVDFKSTVIFMTSNLGSDAVMDHCLRATAKPDPADLADIVRPYLTRHFKAAFMGRVTVVPFFPLTPREIGEIARLKLARIQRRMRENHRAELTVSPAAIDAIVARANEVDSGARSIDAVLTETLLAELSDGILRRMVDDLPFTAIDVDVNDIGFTYNFS is encoded by the coding sequence ATGGAAATGAAGTTTCTGGTCAACAAGCTGAACGCCACCTGCCGCCGCGCCCTGGAAGAGGCGGCGGCGCTGGCGGTCGCCCGCAGCAACTTCCATGTCGAGATCGAGCATTTCCTGGTGAAGCTGCTGGACGCGCGCCAGTCCGACGTCGGCGCCATCCTCCACCAGTACGACGCGACGGCCGGCGCCATCCAGAGCGAGCTGTCGCTGGTCATCGACGAGTTCAAGCGCGGCTCCACCCGCACGCCGACCTTCTCGCAGGATCTGCCGAAGGTGCTGGAATCGGCGTGGATGATCTCGTCGTTGACGCTGGGCGAACAGCAGATCCGCTCCGGTGCGGTCCTGCTGGCGATCCTGGAGAACCAGTCGGCGATGGGACCGCTGTCCAGCCGCGCCCCGGCGCTGGCCCGGCTGCCGCTCGACCGGCTGAAGGCCGACCTGAAGCCGCTGTGCGCCGCCGGCACCGGCGAAGGCACGGCAACCGGACGGGCGGCGTCTTCCGCCGCCGACGCCGCGGCTGACGCGGGTGGGACCGCGCCGCCGGCATCGGATTCGGCGCTCGACACCTACACCCATGACCTGACCGCCGCGGCGCGGAGCGGGCGGATCGATCCGATCATCGGCCGCGACGGGGAAATCCGCCAGCTGGTCGACATCCTGCTGCGCCGCCGCCAGAACAACCCGATCCTGACCGGCGAGCCCGGCGTCGGCAAGACCGCCATCGTCGAGGGCTTCGCCCAGAAGGTGGTGGCGGGCGATGTCCCTGAACCGCTGCGCCGCATCGCCGTCCGCACGCTGGATCTGGGCCTGCTGCAGGCCGGCGCCGGGGTGCGCGGCGAGTTCGAGGACCGGTTGCGCCGCCTGATCGACGAGGTGCGCAAGTCGCCGGTGCCGATCATCCTGTTCATCGACGAGGCGCACACCATGATCGGCGCCGGCGGACAGGCCGGACAGGGCGATGCGGCCAATCTGCTGAAGCCGGCGCTGGCCAGGGGCGAGCTGCGCACCATCGCCGCCACCACCTGGGCCGAATACAAGAAGTATTTCGAGAAGGATCCGGCGCTGGCCCGCCGTTTCCAGGTGGTCAAGGTGCCCGAACCGTCCGACGCCGACACGGTGCGGATGATGCGGGCCCTGCTGCCGCGGCTGGAAGCCCATCACAACGTGACGATCACCGATCAGGCGGTGACGGACGCCGTGCATCTGTCGTCGCGCTACCTGTCGGGCCGCCAGCAGCCGGACAAGTCGCTGAGCGTGCTGGACACCGCCTGCGCCCGCGTCGCCGTCGGGCAGAGCAGCACGCCGCCCGCCATCGAGGCGATCGGCCATGAGCTGATGACCATCGAGTCCGAGCTGTCGCTGCTGCGCCGCGAGCGCAATGTCGGCATCGGCGATCCCGACCGCATCGAGGCGTTGATCGCCCGCCGCACGGCGTTGCAGGCCGAACAGGCTGCTCTTCAACAGGCCTTCGACGCCCAGTCGCTGCTGGTCGGCCGCATCCGCCAGCTGCGCCGGGGCATCTACGAGAAGTCGGAACTCGCCGAACGGGACGAGATCGCCCGCGCCGAGATCGACGGGCTGCGCCTGGGCGTGACCGGCCTGACCGGCGAACTGGAAACGCTGCAGGGCGAGAGCCCGCTGGTGCCGCTGTGCGTCGACAGCGCCGCCGTCGCCTCGGTGATTTCCGGCTGGACCGGCATCCCGGCGGGCCGGATGGTGCGCGACGACATCAAGGGCGTGCTCGACCTGCGCGCCCGGATGGCCGAGTGGATCATCGGCCAGAACGACGCGCTGGACGTCATCTGCAAGCGCATCCGCACCGCATCCGCCGGGTTGTCCGAGCCCGACCGTCCGACCGGCGTCTTCATGCTGGTGGGACCGAGCGGGGTCGGCAAGACCGAGACCGCCGCGACCATCGCCGAGCTGATGTATGGCGGCACCCGCGAAATGGTCGTCATCAACATGTCCGAATACCAGGAGGCGCACACCGTCTCCAACCTGAAGGGGGCGCCGCCGGGCTATGTCGGCTATGGCGAGGGCGGCGTCCTTACCGAGGCGGTGCGGCGGCGACCCTACAGCGTCGTGCTGCTCGACGAAATCGAGAAGGCCCACACCGACGTGACGGAACTGTTCTACCAGGTGTTCGACAAGGGCACGCTGGAGGACGGCGAAGGCGAGGTCGTCGATTTCAAGAGCACCGTCATCTTCATGACCTCCAACCTGGGGTCGGACGCGGTGATGGACCATTGCCTGCGCGCCACCGCCAAGCCCGATCCCGCCGATCTGGCCGACATCGTCCGCCCCTATCTGACACGCCACTTCAAGGCGGCCTTCATGGGCCGGGTGACGGTCGTTCCCTTCTTCCCGCTGACCCCGCGGGAGATCGGCGAGATCGCACGGCTGAAGCTGGCCAGGATCCAGAGACGGATGCGCGAGAATCACCGGGCGGAATTGACCGTCAGCCCGGCGGCGATCGACGCCATCGTCGCCCGCGCCAACGAGGTGGACAGCGGAGCCCGCTCCATCGATGCCGTGCTGACCGAAACCCTGCTGGCCGAACTGTCCGACGGGATCCTGCGCCGGATGGTCGACGACCTGCCCTTCACGGCCATCGATGTCGACGTCAACGACATCGGCTTCACCTACAACTTCTCATAG
- the tssE gene encoding type VI secretion system baseplate subunit TssE, with amino-acid sequence MSPSRPHLPYPGRAPKGRALLFERLVDDEPERTAEPAPFRVVDERGMLDSISRELSWLLNTRAPLSVRSDYAAPFRSTVDYGGPDVGRSGERNREELLAVAQEIAATVTAFEPRLTSVTVAVDWATLKNRRVAMELSALMRFARIMLPVSFAIYLDGDGQAEVGHGR; translated from the coding sequence GTGTCGCCGTCCAGGCCACATCTGCCTTATCCGGGACGCGCGCCCAAGGGGCGGGCTCTGCTGTTCGAACGGCTCGTCGACGACGAGCCGGAACGGACGGCGGAGCCTGCGCCGTTCCGTGTCGTCGATGAGCGCGGCATGCTCGACTCGATCTCGCGCGAGCTGTCGTGGCTTCTCAACACCCGCGCGCCCCTGTCGGTCAGGTCGGATTATGCCGCCCCCTTCCGCAGCACCGTCGATTACGGCGGGCCGGATGTCGGGCGGTCGGGCGAGCGCAACCGCGAGGAACTGCTGGCGGTGGCGCAGGAGATCGCGGCGACCGTCACGGCGTTCGAACCGCGGCTGACCTCGGTCACGGTCGCGGTCGACTGGGCGACGCTGAAGAACCGCAGGGTCGCCATGGAATTGTCGGCGCTGATGCGTTTCGCGCGTATCATGCTGCCGGTTTCCTTCGCCATCTATCTCGACGGCGACGGTCAAGCGGAGGTCGGGCATGGCCGGTGA
- the tssF gene encoding type VI secretion system baseplate subunit TssF — MAGEEQDPLLPHYLREIAYLRREGRWFAAKYPKVANRLEFGADESADPHVERMIESFAYLVARLQHNLDSEFLEIPASLLSVLFPQLMAPVPSMAIAKFVVGTDGGPSAGTVIPKDLPLYAETGEGVPCRFRTAWPLDLQPVRVVDAHPGNMLDYELPDGEGRYAGAIEISVTGAGASLNSLPLDRLRFFMGGDRVQASQIFEMLATRLAGVALIGGSTGRTVVLPPDSLRFVGLEDDETVLPGSDMVGTPHRLLQEYFTFPDKFYFFDLTGLDRRPAGETLRIALLFSHMPKRNVAIDANSFHLGCVPVINLFKRTSDPIRITHRQPDYRVIADLRREATTEIHSIDAVHLISPGRPRPQAVKPYFALDHQEGGPASRQSGDPAAQADRDVYWLARRLSASAPGQSGTDMLLSLVDLDFHPSQVADKIAYADVTCTNRGLAERMTALSVLQTDETVPASRILLLTKPSRQLSPPAHGQTLWRLVSTLAVNRLSFGNAPQRLDALKEILRVFNLAHAAVVEQQIDGIRAMAVNPVVRRLGADAWRGFCRGSEIVLTFDERNYVGSSIFPFAGVLDRFFAVHASMNSFTQLAIRSVQREGILREWPIREGAGGLV, encoded by the coding sequence ATGGCCGGTGAGGAACAGGATCCCCTTCTACCGCACTATCTGCGCGAGATCGCCTACCTGCGCCGCGAAGGACGCTGGTTCGCGGCGAAATACCCCAAGGTTGCCAACCGGTTGGAGTTCGGGGCCGACGAGTCGGCCGATCCCCATGTCGAGCGGATGATCGAATCCTTCGCCTATCTGGTCGCCCGCCTTCAGCACAACCTCGATTCCGAATTCCTGGAAATTCCCGCCAGCCTGCTGAGCGTGCTGTTCCCGCAGCTGATGGCGCCGGTTCCGTCGATGGCGATCGCCAAATTCGTCGTCGGCACCGACGGCGGGCCGTCCGCCGGCACGGTGATACCGAAGGATCTGCCGCTCTATGCCGAGACCGGCGAAGGCGTGCCGTGCCGCTTCCGCACCGCCTGGCCGCTCGACCTCCAGCCGGTGCGGGTCGTCGATGCCCATCCCGGCAACATGCTGGATTACGAACTGCCCGACGGCGAAGGCCGCTATGCCGGCGCGATCGAGATCAGCGTCACCGGGGCGGGCGCCTCGCTGAACAGCCTGCCGCTCGACCGGCTGCGCTTCTTCATGGGCGGCGACCGCGTGCAGGCCAGCCAGATCTTCGAGATGCTGGCGACCCGGCTGGCCGGGGTGGCGCTGATCGGCGGGAGCACGGGCCGCACGGTGGTCCTGCCGCCGGACAGCCTGCGCTTCGTCGGGCTGGAGGATGACGAGACGGTTCTGCCCGGCAGCGACATGGTGGGCACGCCGCATCGGCTGCTGCAGGAATATTTCACCTTTCCCGACAAGTTCTATTTCTTCGACCTGACCGGGCTGGACCGGCGTCCGGCGGGCGAAACGCTGCGGATCGCGCTGCTTTTCTCGCACATGCCCAAGCGCAACGTCGCCATCGACGCCAACAGCTTCCATCTGGGCTGCGTCCCGGTCATCAACCTGTTCAAGCGCACCAGCGATCCGATCCGCATCACCCACCGCCAGCCGGACTACCGGGTGATCGCCGATTTGCGGCGCGAGGCGACGACCGAGATCCACAGCATCGACGCCGTCCACCTGATCAGCCCCGGCCGCCCCCGGCCGCAGGCGGTGAAGCCCTATTTCGCGCTGGATCATCAAGAGGGCGGGCCGGCTTCCCGGCAATCTGGCGATCCCGCCGCGCAGGCCGACCGCGACGTCTATTGGCTGGCGCGTCGGCTGTCGGCATCCGCCCCCGGACAGTCCGGCACCGACATGCTGCTGAGCCTGGTCGATCTCGATTTCCACCCCTCGCAGGTCGCCGACAAGATCGCCTATGCCGACGTCACCTGCACCAACCGCGGCCTTGCCGAGCGCATGACGGCGCTGAGCGTGCTGCAGACCGACGAGACGGTGCCGGCATCGCGCATCCTGCTGCTGACCAAGCCGTCGCGCCAGCTGTCGCCGCCGGCCCACGGACAGACGCTGTGGCGGCTGGTGTCGACGCTGGCGGTCAACCGCCTGTCCTTCGGCAACGCGCCGCAGCGGCTCGACGCGCTGAAGGAGATCCTGCGGGTCTTCAACCTCGCCCATGCCGCGGTGGTCGAGCAGCAGATCGACGGCATCCGCGCCATGGCGGTCAATCCGGTGGTGCGGCGGTTGGGGGCGGATGCCTGGCGCGGCTTCTGCCGGGGGTCGGAGATCGTCCTGACCTTCGATGAGCGCAACTATGTGGGGTCCAGCATCTTCCCCTTCGCCGGCGTGCTGGACCGTTTCTTCGCGGTGCATGCCTCGATGAACTCCTTCACCCAGCTCGCGATCCGCAGCGTCCAGCGCGAAGGGATCCTGCGCGAATGGCCGATCCGTGAAGGCGCGGGCGGGCTGGTATGA
- the tssC gene encoding type VI secretion system contractile sheath large subunit, with protein sequence MANETLDAQGMLVKTEMESGSILDRILTEGKMARDVSQTAHAKDLIGQFIAQVIDSGVSVSKDSTAVIKARIAEIDELISGQLNEILHEPDLQKLEATWRGMHYMVSRAETGPTLKLRFLNASKKELLADFEKASEFDQSSLFKAIYEAEYGTFGGQPYGMLIGDYEFGRNAQDMELLKSMSQVAAAAHAPFISAASPRLFDMDSFAELGNPRDLSKIFESSELAKWKSLRESEDSRYVTLALPHILMRLPYGPDTKPVEGVNFTEDVDGADHSKFVWGNAAWALGARITDAFSKYGWCAAIRGVEGGGLVEGLPAYSFKTDNGDIALKCPTEVAITDRREKELNDLGFISLIHCKGTDYAAFFGGQTVNKPKIYNTDSANANARLSAVLPYVMAASRFAHYLKAIMRDKVGSFQSRADIQKFLNTWIAQYVNLDDQASHPTKARLPLREARVDVFEVPGKPGAYRATVFLRPHFQLEELTTSIRLVAELPTPAASL encoded by the coding sequence ATGGCGAACGAGACCCTTGATGCCCAGGGCATGCTGGTGAAGACCGAGATGGAGAGCGGGTCGATCCTCGACCGCATCCTGACCGAAGGCAAGATGGCCCGCGACGTGTCGCAGACGGCCCATGCGAAGGATCTGATCGGGCAGTTCATTGCCCAGGTCATCGACAGCGGCGTCAGCGTCAGCAAGGATTCAACCGCCGTCATCAAGGCGCGCATCGCCGAGATCGACGAGTTGATCAGCGGCCAGCTGAACGAGATCCTGCACGAGCCGGACCTCCAGAAGCTGGAAGCCACCTGGCGCGGCATGCACTACATGGTCAGCCGCGCCGAGACCGGCCCGACCCTGAAGCTGCGCTTCCTGAACGCCTCGAAGAAGGAACTGCTGGCCGATTTCGAGAAGGCTTCGGAATTCGACCAGAGCTCGCTGTTCAAGGCGATCTACGAGGCCGAATACGGCACCTTCGGCGGCCAGCCCTACGGCATGCTGATCGGCGACTACGAGTTCGGCCGCAACGCGCAGGACATGGAACTGCTGAAGTCCATGTCGCAGGTCGCCGCCGCCGCGCATGCGCCCTTCATCTCCGCCGCGTCGCCGCGCCTGTTCGACATGGACAGCTTCGCCGAGCTGGGCAACCCGCGCGACCTGTCGAAGATCTTCGAGAGCTCGGAACTGGCCAAGTGGAAGTCGCTGCGTGAGAGCGAGGATTCCCGCTACGTCACGCTGGCGCTGCCGCACATCCTGATGCGCCTGCCCTATGGTCCCGACACCAAGCCGGTCGAAGGCGTGAACTTCACCGAGGACGTGGACGGCGCCGATCATTCCAAGTTCGTCTGGGGCAACGCCGCCTGGGCGCTGGGCGCCCGCATCACCGACGCCTTCTCCAAGTACGGCTGGTGCGCGGCCATCCGCGGCGTCGAGGGCGGCGGCCTGGTGGAAGGCCTGCCGGCCTACAGCTTCAAGACCGACAACGGCGATATCGCGCTGAAGTGCCCGACCGAGGTCGCGATCACCGACCGCCGCGAGAAGGAGCTGAACGACCTCGGCTTCATCTCGCTGATCCACTGCAAGGGCACCGACTACGCCGCCTTCTTCGGCGGCCAGACGGTCAACAAGCCGAAAATCTACAACACCGACTCGGCCAACGCCAATGCCCGGCTGTCGGCGGTCCTGCCCTATGTGATGGCCGCGTCACGCTTCGCCCATTACCTGAAGGCGATCATGCGCGACAAGGTCGGCTCCTTCCAGTCGCGTGCCGACATCCAGAAGTTCCTGAACACCTGGATCGCCCAGTACGTGAACCTGGACGACCAGGCGTCGCACCCGACCAAGGCCCGCCTGCCGCTGCGCGAGGCCCGCGTGGACGTGTTCGAGGTGCCCGGCAAGCCGGGTGCCTATCGCGCCACCGTGTTCCTGCGCCCGCACTTCCAGTTGGAAGAGCTGACCACCTCGATCCGTCTGGTCGCCGAGCTGCCGACCCCGGCCGCGTCGCTCTGA